The following proteins come from a genomic window of Schistocerca cancellata isolate TAMUIC-IGC-003103 chromosome 10, iqSchCanc2.1, whole genome shotgun sequence:
- the LOC126106197 gene encoding serine/threonine-protein phosphatase 6 regulatory ankyrin repeat subunit B-like has translation MSAGQYQEIQHEARSFGDMEVAKLVMLKVLHMQKKSTSLESASLELHQGSGRTSQLEEWKQMSGHRPTRFRSIFEKLRRAPFHRTSQQPTTEYDGLVRRDSPHETLHDAARRGDAECLWQLIEAGADVNIQNNNGETAAHFAAVAGNVDCLRRLHSAGAAVNMQDKRGQTPLHYAAAMGNAQSAKLLLAAGADALEQDSKCRTPLHLAVIWGNAECVRLLARAVKNLELRDMDGLTAVHYAARNGEVESLKLLLRAGAHNSPVSDALETPLHLAAYKDQTECVRQLLQEKADLTARNADGKTPLHVAAEEGNPDCVRLMLDAGSGMQEKDKFGFTPLHLAAVEESLACVRLLAEGGADVHDTNNNGDTPLHLASGSIDTTGCVKRLLQDGARVTTKNNRGNTPLHVAAYVGNAGSVGLLLEAGADIEQVNEDGDTPLHLASLSADRECVRRLLEAGARVTTRNNRGNTPMHCAAVKSRGWNVKLLLDAGADIEQVNEDGDTPLHLASLCFGTECVMLLLGAGARVTTQSHRGNTPLHCAAMKGNHWSVMLLLDAGADIEHVNEDGDTPLHLASLFIDTKCVKGLLEAGAGVTTQNNRGNTPLHCAAMQGRAQIVKLLLDAGADMEQVNEDGRTPLYYAATSGHGECVKLLSEYEVVVHT, from the coding sequence CAAGTCTTGAATCTGCATCTCTGGAGCTGCACCAGGGCTCCGGTCGAACCAGTCAACTGGAAGAGTGGAAACAGATGTCGGGTCATAGACCAACGCGTTTCCGCAGTATATTCGAGAAGCTAAGACGAGCGCCATTCCACAGAACTTCCCAGCAACCGACAACAGAATACGACGGTCTCGTGCGCCGCGACTCACCGCACGAAACGTTGCACGATGCAGCAAGAAGAGGCGATGCGGAATGTCTATGGCAGCTGATCGAGGCTGGGGCCGATGTCAACATACAGAACAATAATGGTGAAACAGCGGCACATTTTGCGGCAGTTGCTGGCAATGTCGACTGCTTACGCCGGCTACATTCTGCAGGTGCTGCTGTCAATATGCAAGACAAGAGAGGTCAGACTCCACTGCATTATGCAGCAGCTATGGGCAATGCCCAGAGTGCGAAGCTACTGCTGGCCGCTGGTGCAGACGCATTGGAGCAGGACTCGAAATGTCGGACACCTCTTCATTTGGCGGTCATCTGGGGAAACGCGGAATGTGTCAGGTTGCTGGCGCGTGCAGTCAAAAATCTAGAGTTGAGAGATATGGATGGTCTCACAGCAGTGCACTACGCAGCACGAAATGGTGAAGTTGAAAGTCTGAAGCTGCTCTTACGTGCAGGTGCTCACAACAGCCCAGTGAGTGATGCCCTGGAGACACCTCTGCACTTGGCAGCATACAAAGACCAAACCGAGTGTGTGAGGCAGCTGCTGCAAGAGAAGGCGGATCTGACAGCGAGGAACGCCGACGGCAAGACCCCGCTGCACGTCGCTGCAGAGGAGGGCAACCCGGACTGTGTGAGGCTCATGCTGGATGCGGGCTCAGGCATGCAGGAAAAGGATAAGTTTGGTTTTACGCCGCTACACCTTGCAGCTGTCGAAGAAAGTTTGGCTTGCGTCAGGTTACTGGCGGAGGGAGGAGCAGATGTGCACGATACTAACAACAATGGTGACACGCCACTTCATCTGGCCAGCGGTTCCATTGACACCACCGGGTGTGTGAAGCGACTTTTGCAAGATGGTGCAAGAGTCACAACAAAAAACAATCGTGGCAACACGCCACTTCACGTCGCTGCTTATGTGGGCAACGCTGGAAGTGTGGGCCTGCTACTCGAGGCTGGGGCAGACATCGAGCAGGTGAACGAAGATGGTGACACGCCTCTACATTTGGCCAGTCTGTCTGCTGACAGAGAATGTGTGAGGCGTCTCTTGGAAGCGGGTGCCAGAGTCACAACTCGCAACAACCGTGGTAACACGCCAATGCACTGTGCGGCAGTGAAGAGCCGAGGCTGGAATGTGAAGCTACTGCTGGACGCTGGTGCCGATATCGAACAAGTGAACGAAGACGGCGACACGCCACTACATTTGGCCAGCCTATGTTTTGGCACAGAATGTGTGATGCTGCTTTTGGGAGCCGGTGCAAGAGTCACAACTCAGAGCCATCGTGGTAACACGCCGCTGCACTGTGCGGCAATGAAGGGCAATCACTGGAGTGTCATGCTGCTTCTGGACGCTGGTGCAGACATCGAACACGTCAACGAAGATGGTGACACACCTCTGCATTTGGCCAGCCTGTTCATCGATACAAAGTGCGTCAAGGGACTCTTGGAAGCCGGTGCAGGAGTCACAACACAGAACAATCGTGGTAACACGCCGCTGCACTGCGCAGCAATGCAGGGCCGGGCCCAGATTGTGAAGCTACTGCTGGATGCTGGGGCAGATATGGAACAGGTGAATGAGGACGGTCGCACACCACTCTACTATGCAGCTACATCTGGTCATGGAGAGTGTGTCAAGTTACTTTCAGAGTATGAAGTAGTCGTCCACACTTAG